A genomic window from Prunus persica cultivar Lovell chromosome G2, Prunus_persica_NCBIv2, whole genome shotgun sequence includes:
- the LOC18786488 gene encoding NADH dehydrogenase [ubiquinone] 1 alpha subcomplex subunit 6, translating to MSFIQRAVKVPPNSVSLEEARHRVFDFFRAACRSIPTIMEIYNLDDVVAPSHLRSVVASEIRKNSSVTNPKVIDMLLFKAMEELNNITEHAKQRHHIIGQYVVGHQGLVQDLGTKDQGASGFLKDFYKSNYF from the exons ATGTCGTTTATTCAACGCGCCGTGAAGGTGCCGCCCAACTCGGTGTCTCTGGAAGAAGCCAGGCACCGAGTCTTCGACTTCTTCAGGGCCGCCTGCAGATCCATACCCACCATCATGGAAATCTACAACCTAGACGACGTCGTTGCTCCCTCTCACCTCCGCTCCGTCGTCGCCTCCGAGATCCGCAAGAACTCCTCCGTCACTAACCCTAag GTCATCGATATGCTTCTCTTCAAGGCAATGGAAGAGTTAAATAACATCACTGAGCATGCAAAGCAGCGACACCACATCATTGGCCAGTATGTGGTGGGTCACCAAGGGCTTGTGCAGGATTTGGGCACCAAGGATCAGGGGGCCTCTGGTTTTCTCAAAGATTTTTATAAGAgcaattatttttga